Within Limnothrix sp. FACHB-406, the genomic segment GCCCGCACTGAATCCACCAGGCGATCGAGCAGTCGGCAAAAGTCGGTTAACTCCGGCTCCGTCAGCTCCACAGCCCAATCATCACTGCCCACCAATCCCGAAAATTTCGTGGCCGAAGGCTGCCAGCCCAATCGCCATCCTGGGCCAGACTTCAAGATTCGATCGTTAGCCATAGCGCTGTTGATTGGCCCTAAATTGCCGGATTTAGCTTATCTCCGGATTGAACTGCTCCGAGCAGATGTCTGAAAAGTACCTTCATGGAGACCGTCTAATTTTTCCACTACTCCTTTTCAGTCCTAGGATTGAATCTAGGATTGAACCATTGAAGCTCCATGTCGATCGAACTCCACCATGGCTCTTAAGCTCTTCTTCTTGCGTCATGCTCAGACGGCCTACAGTGCATCCGGTGGTTATTGCGGCACGCCTGAAAATGATCCCGGCCTCACGCCCGAGGGGCATGAAATGGCTGAGAAGTTCGCGATCGCCTATGCCTCCCTTGAGTGGACAGCCATCTACACCAGTCCGCTGCGCCGCGCGATCCAGACTGCAACGCCTCTGTGCGAAATGACGGGGCTGAATATGCAGTTGCGAGATGGGCTAAGGGAAATTGCCTACGGGAAGTGGGAAGGGTTGCACCCCCGCGAGGTCGATCGAATCTATCACGATGACTATGTGCGGTGGCTGACGGATCCGGCTTGGAATGCGCCCACGGGAGGCGAGCGGGGTGTGGACATTGCCCGCCGAGCTTCATTGGTTTTGGACGAAATTGAGCGTCGTCACCCCACGGGTTCAGTGCTGTTGGTGTCCCATAAGGCAACGATTCGGATTTTGCTTTGTGTGCTGATGGGCATTGATGTGGGTCGCTATCGTGATCGCTTCTCGTTGCCGGTGGCGGGGTTGAATGTGGTGGAAATGAGCGATCGGGGGCCCCTGTTCCACAGTGTGGCCGATCGTAGTTATTTAGATGAACGATTGCGGGCCCTTCCTTCCACTTAGGAGCATGGCCAGAAATCTGGCCAGAAATCTGGCTAGAAATCTGGCTAGAAATCTGGTTAGAAATCTGGGCAAGACCGATCGCCATGGCTTTTCCTCCAGGGAATCAAGATGGCCGCCGCAATCAGTTCTCAGATTCCCGATCGATCTGATAAGACGGAAGGAATCCACAGGAATCAACGCCGATGGTTGATTCCTGGATAAACCTCTGGCAACCTAACGCCCCCCATAAACGGTGACTCAATCAGACGAAATGCAGGGCCTGCTCGATCGAGCAGTGAGCACCCTCAATGAAGCGCTGGACTCTCCTGAACTGTCATTGCGCGATCGAACCTTGGTGGCCCTGCGTGTTTTGGAATTGGCCCATGGAACCGACCCGATCGAAGGTCTCAACACCGATGGTTGGGAATTGCCGCAACTGACCCAACGCCTGACGAACCCGGGCCCGGAATCGTGGTCAGCATCGCCACTGGACGCAAGATTGCGATCCGCTGCCAAGGGCCAGCCCGCCATCGGCCCCGATCGCCCCCATTCAAACAGCACCGCCACCACCCAACATCAGTCCCTGGCCTACCCCGTTGCGACTGCTCCTTCAGCGGCTCGCAATGACCAAGTTTTGGAGCCAACGGTTTTAGAAATTGACAACTTTCTAAGTCATGAAGAGCATCAATTTGCCCTCAGCACGGCCTTGAATAAGGCCGATCAATTCGTTGGTTCCAAAACCACAACCAACGCCAGCGATTACCGTCGCTCCAGTATTTTGTATGCCACGCTCTATCCAGATCTCTACGAACTCTTGCGCCAACGGTTAATTGGCCTATTGCCAACGGTTGTGCAGCAATTGGGAATGCCTGGCTTTGAGCCGGGACAAGTGGAGATGCAGCTAACGGCTCACAATGATGGCTGTTTTTATAAAATTCACAACGATTCAGGCAGTCCGGAAACGGCCACGCGCGTCCTGACCTATGTTTACTATTTCTATCAGGAACCGAAGCGGTTTTCGGGTGGCGAATTGCGAATGTATGAAACGGATATCAGCGGGCCCATGGTAACCGCGTCCGATCGCTTCGAGACCATTGAACCGCTGAATAATCGGATTGTCTTTTTTGATAGTCGCTGTAAACATGAAGTGCTGCCCGTTGTTTGTCCGTCGCGCCAATTTGACCATGGCCGGTTCACGCTCAATGGCTGGATTCGGCGGGCTTAGTCCTCGGCGGGGATCAGTCCGGCGGGTTTGGTTGGGTTGTCTGGGGGCGGGGTTGCTGTGGTTGGCGGCCGGGGCAGCCGGGGCGATCGAGCCATCCCAACCGGCCCGGCCGGCTCCCATTCCCTACGTAGCGTTCGATCGAACCGAGTTGCAGTTATATCCCTATCGTGGCCGCAATTTGGTGTGGCTGTTGCCGGAGGGAACTTGGGAGCCGGAACGATTGCAACCCCTGATTGAACTGGTCGATCGCGCCTATGATTTCTATGCCGAAGCCGTGGCCGGCAAGCCCACCCCCTACGGCCCCACCATTCGCGATCAATTGGGAACGGTGGCCATTGTTCCCAAAACCTGTGGTGGTGGCTGTGGCTACATCTCCAGCACCGGCATTGAGGTAAAAGCTCCTTATTTCCAAGATCTTTACAGCAACTATCAGAAAACCGGCGAGTTTGAGACCCTGCCCATTTATGAATTGGGGCGCAATTTTTGGCTGAAATCCTATGCCAAAAAACTGGAATATCAGGGAGCCGATGCTAGCGTTACGGTACGCACCGGGTTTGCGGCTTTTATGCGTTTGGAAGTGTTGGACGTGCTGCAAATTGAGCCGGGATCGGTGTATGGCACGCCGTTTGAAATCTATCGTCAGGATTTGCGATCGCTCCTATGGCGCTATCAAGCCGATCGCACTTTGAATTGGCACAACACCCTGCGATCGGGTCAAGCTCCCAAAAACCCCCTCTGTTCTGAGCGGGGAATTTGCATTGGTGCGCCGGAATTGTGGGCGGCCATGTTGCTGGAAGTGCGCGATCGCTACAGTCCCAACGATCCCACCTTTGCTAAGCGGTTGTGGGCCGCCGTGCGCGATCGCCCCGATGCCACCAGCACCCAAGCAGCCGTGGACAACTGGATCATTGCCCTCAGCGAAACCACCCAGCACAATTTGGTTTGGCTCTTTGAAGATGTGTGGCGTTGGCCCGTGTCCGATCGCGCCAAGCGTGCCGTCCAACATCTGCCGCGCGGGATTTAGCCCAGAGCTTTGAGCAGGCTGAATGCACCCGGCGGAATTTCTCTGCGAAATTTTCTCTGTGAAATTTCTCTGCGAAACTCAGTTCTTGGGAGAGCTATTCGCTAAAAACCGCTCCACCAAAACGATCGCCGCAATATCATCCACCGGGCGGGGCGGCTGGCGCAGGCCCCGAGGCAGCAACTTTCGCCAACCCCGAGGCGGATAGAGTTCCCAATAGCGATCGCGCGCGGCTAGGGTGCTGTAGCGTTCATCAACCCGTTGGATCGGGGGGGCATCGGGCCAACCCTGTTCCAGACGGCTGACCCAGGCCTTGGAAGTGGTTTGGTCACCCATAATGATGGCCGTGGCTTGGTACTGCTGCTGCCATTGGCGCAATTGCTCGATCGCCCCGTCCGATCGCACCACCTCATGGGCCAAAATCTCGCCACTCGATCGCAGCACCGCCAATCCACATTTGGCGCTGCCTGGATCAAACCCCAAATAAACCGCTCCCGATTCAACCGCCCTCAAATCAGCCGCCCTCAAATCAGCCGCCCCTAAATCAACCGCCATAGACTCTCATCGGTTGTGCAGAACCAAAACACAGCAACCCGCCTACTTAGCCGCACCGGCCGCACGCCGCGTCTTGAGGGTGACATTCATGCCCTCACCGGACTGCTCCAACACCAACAGCGGCGTGGGTTTGGCTTTTTGATCCCAACTGATGGTGACGATGCGCCCCTGGATCGTCGGTTGCCACCGATCGTCATCATCATCCGCCAAACTGAGGTAGCGCTCCAGGCAGTTGATGATTTCCTCGATCGTCCGGGAAGTGGGCTGGGTGGGCAATTTGGTGATGCGCACCTGCACTCGAAACAACACCCGCTTCACCCGCTTCACGCCATCGGTGCAAGTTTCATACTCCACATCAAAGAGCTGATCCACTTGGCGGCCTTGGTTGGTCTGCGCGTTGTTTTGAGTGCCGGCCTGTTGTTGGGTCGGCCGCAGGGCCACGGACACCATGGTTTTGATCTTCATCTTGATCTGATTCACGATCGCGAAGTGGAAGATCTCCTCCTGCATCCGCATTCGCAAGTAATCCAAGTTGAACTCACGAGAATTCACAAGATCGGGATTTGCTTCCATCTTGTGAATGCTTTTGAGGGCTAAGTCAAGGCGTTTTTTGAGTTCACGAACTCGGAATTCTTCTGCACGAATTCTCTTTTGGAGCTTGTCTGTTTCTAGCTTGAAATAAACACCACCAGCGACCAGTAACACTGCCAAAGCGCCACTGCTCATGAGCCACAAATTATTAGCAGGAGCCGGGGTGGTTGGGGCCTGGGCCAGGGGCCCGGCGGGCAAGCTAATGACCGGAATAATGGAGGTCGTCATGACAGGCAATGTTGTCATTGAATGACTCATTGGGCAACTCACAGATACGAATCCTCACGGGCGATCGGTGAATTTGTTGAATTCGATGAATTTTTCGATGAATTTAGAAAATTTCCCGTTTCCCCCCTGTTAGTCAACGGTAACTTTCTTTTGATTAACCCCCTGGAGCCAATCACCGTAGCTGCGGTGCGATCGGGTGGGGGCCAAAACTTCCTAGACGCAGACAAGCACAAAGTTACCCCCCA encodes:
- the ruvX gene encoding Holliday junction resolvase RuvX — protein: MAVDLGAADLRAADLRAVESGAVYLGFDPGSAKCGLAVLRSSGEILAHEVVRSDGAIEQLRQWQQQYQATAIIMGDQTTSKAWVSRLEQGWPDAPPIQRVDERYSTLAARDRYWELYPPRGWRKLLPRGLRQPPRPVDDIAAIVLVERFLANSSPKN
- a CDS encoding 2OG-Fe(II) oxygenase, which gives rise to MTQSDEMQGLLDRAVSTLNEALDSPELSLRDRTLVALRVLELAHGTDPIEGLNTDGWELPQLTQRLTNPGPESWSASPLDARLRSAAKGQPAIGPDRPHSNSTATTQHQSLAYPVATAPSAARNDQVLEPTVLEIDNFLSHEEHQFALSTALNKADQFVGSKTTTNASDYRRSSILYATLYPDLYELLRQRLIGLLPTVVQQLGMPGFEPGQVEMQLTAHNDGCFYKIHNDSGSPETATRVLTYVYYFYQEPKRFSGGELRMYETDISGPMVTASDRFETIEPLNNRIVFFDSRCKHEVLPVVCPSRQFDHGRFTLNGWIRRA
- a CDS encoding histidine phosphatase family protein, with the translated sequence MALKLFFLRHAQTAYSASGGYCGTPENDPGLTPEGHEMAEKFAIAYASLEWTAIYTSPLRRAIQTATPLCEMTGLNMQLRDGLREIAYGKWEGLHPREVDRIYHDDYVRWLTDPAWNAPTGGERGVDIARRASLVLDEIERRHPTGSVLLVSHKATIRILLCVLMGIDVGRYRDRFSLPVAGLNVVEMSDRGPLFHSVADRSYLDERLRALPST